The nucleotide sequence TCATAGAATAATTAATTTTAAGTTGACATGTTAACAAATTTAATCATTATTAGAGTATTTCACTGCAATTAACAGAATATATAGTTTATATTTACTATATTAGTGGACTGATTATTAACGAACTTTTAAACAAAAAATTATGAAAAAACTATTACTATTTGCCATGTGCACATTTTTTTACTGCTCATATGCGCAATTGCCTCCTAATAGCTTTGGTGAAGACTTTACACTAACAGATATTAATGGTAACGAATTTAATTTACATTCTACTCTGGATGAAGGAAAGACCGTAATACTAGATTTGTTTGCTACATGGTGTGGACCTTGTTGGAGCTACGCTGAAACGGGTGTACTAGAAGATTTGCAACAAGCATATCCGGACGATGTAGTTGTAGTCGCAGTTGAAGCAGATGCTACTACTGCTGCTTCTACAATTTACAATAGTGCTAATGGTGATTGGACAACTGTGATTGATTATTTGTTAATGGATGACCCGAGCGGTGATGTTGCAGTAGATTATGCACTTGCATATTACCCAACTATATATAAAATATGTCCTGACAGAATGGTAACTGAAGTTGGTCAAATTGCAAGTGTAAATGCATTTATGACAGAAATAAATTCCTGTACTAGTGCTCAATACAGCAAAGATGCTAGAATTTTAAGTTATAATGGAGCAATGACATTTTGTGGTGGAAGTTTAGACGGTGGATCTGTATCAATTCAAAATTACAGTATTGGTGCATCCATGACATCCTGTGATATTTTAACAAAAGTTAACGGACAAACAGTTTCAACAACTCCATGGTCTGGGTCAATAGACACATACCAAACTGCCACAATTAACTTAAGCTCATTAAATAATATTCCCGATGGTGCAAATATTACCTTTGAAATAGATTATGAAGGTGATATGGATTCAAGCAACAACACCTTGAATCCTGGAATTCTTGGGTCAACAGGTGCTTCTAATACAATATCATTGTCTTTAACAACTGACAACTGGGGCTCTGAAACATCTTGGGAATTAATTGGTCCAAATGGAACTGAAGCTTCAGGTAGTGGTTACGGAAATTACGAAACTATTAATTTAAATTGGGACCTAACACCAGGATGCTATATCTTTAACATATACGATTCATATGGAGATGGTCTAGAAGCATCAATATGGGGCGCTTATGATGACGGACAAGTTTCATTAACTGATAATAATTCTGGAGATGTAATTTGGTCAGCAGTTGCCTATGAATCTCAAGGGTCTGTTGCCTTTGAAGTATTAGCTCAATTTGATATTTCGGAAGAACAATCTATGTTTGAAATTTCTCTATTTCCAAATCCATTTAAAGATTTTACAACAATCTCAATAAACTACTCAAAAAGCAATCATCTTCATAGACACATGCCTTTAGATGATGCAGATATAAGTGTTTACAATAATGTCGGAAAAATAGTTTATTCTGAGAATATTACTCTAAATCCGGGTTTGAACAATATTAGATTTGAGACAAATGATATCTTACCGGGTCTATATTATTTAAATGTAAACTTTGATGGTAAAAACAACCTTAAAACATTAAATATTATTAGATAAAAAATATATTTAACAAAAAAAAAGCCACTCTTGGGTGGCTTTTTTTTTAAAACTTAAATTAGAAAATATGAGAAACTTATTTTTTTTGTTTTGCCTAAT is from Flavobacteriales bacterium TMED191 and encodes:
- a CDS encoding T9SS C-terminal target domain-containing protein; this translates as MKKLLLFAMCTFFYCSYAQLPPNSFGEDFTLTDINGNEFNLHSTLDEGKTVILDLFATWCGPCWSYAETGVLEDLQQAYPDDVVVVAVEADATTAASTIYNSANGDWTTVIDYLLMDDPSGDVAVDYALAYYPTIYKICPDRMVTEVGQIASVNAFMTEINSCTSAQYSKDARILSYNGAMTFCGGSLDGGSVSIQNYSIGASMTSCDILTKVNGQTVSTTPWSGSIDTYQTATINLSSLNNIPDGANITFEIDYEGDMDSSNNTLNPGILGSTGASNTISLSLTTDNWGSETSWELIGPNGTEASGSGYGNYETINLNWDLTPGCYIFNIYDSYGDGLEASIWGAYDDGQVSLTDNNSGDVIWSAVAYESQGSVAFEVLAQFDISEEQSMFEISLFPNPFKDFTTISINYSKSNHLHRHMPLDDADISVYNNVGKIVYSENITLNPGLNNIRFETNDILPGLYYLNVNFDGKNNLKTLNIIR